A single region of the Phalacrocorax carbo chromosome 4, bPhaCar2.1, whole genome shotgun sequence genome encodes:
- the PRMT9 gene encoding protein arginine N-methyltransferase 9, whose amino-acid sequence MPNSTTKLNCNHRGGQEAGRWELVSRSLQSAQHCLEDEDFGTAYAHYLLVLNLAPELKTSVKETFQFSLFKWAEELDSLARIQDLFNCYEQALELYPNDEVICNSMGEHLFRMGFRDEAAGYFHKAVKLNPDFADAKENFYRVANWLVERWHFIMLNDTKRNLTYLRAIENAVYSGCKSVLDIGTGTGILSMFAKKAGASSVYACELSKTMYELARDVVAANNMEKEIKLLHLKSLDVEIPKHIPERVSLVVTETVDAGLFGEGIVESLIHAWEYLLLQPKPKNQDVSTGDYGRVIPASATVFGMAVECREIRRHHRVGTQEVAGVNLSNSVQFFSPTYASAGSEETVEPYTTEKLSRVPGGYVPLTEPCQVMTVDFNNLQELKSLAARKPWKLSLPVTEGGTLDAIVVWFVLQLDDEHALSTSPSEETCWEQAVYPVQGLLDYSVKTGDTVMMEVCCQDCYLKIQKISSSTSECGMDFSDRDDSLSLGNEAELCNALAGLQTTSKQDGNSQVCVLESTEIALLNNAPYHECFKAAMGKVLLSLNPRKDLQSMVVDGHGSAMNLQESRNKSSLDVAPDPLYILDVSEGFSILPIIAGKLGPVRAYSSVEKEQHQAALNVISEANHFPKETLEFWLSHLEDESVVLQRPKSDKLWSIIVLDVIETSGLIQQEVMEKAAISRCLLNSGGKIFPQYVLVYGMLVESESLLLESAVQGTEPTLGFNIAPFINQFKVPVRVYLDLSTLPCLPLSKPAELLRLDLMNPLLNSSSREVKVQICKSGQVTAIPFWYHIHLDEDHSLNTSDESSHWKQAAVVLDEPIQVQVGDELVLDVQHHKSNISITVKR is encoded by the exons ATGCCCAACTCCACTACTAAACTTAATTGTAACCATAGAGGTGGTCAGGAAGCCGGCAGGTGGGAGCTGGTTTCCAGGTCTTTGCAGAGTGCTCAGCATTGCCTGGAAGATGAGGATTTTGGAACTGCATATGCCCACTATCTCCTGGTACTAAATCTAGCTCCTGAGTTAAAAACTAGTGTCAAA gaAACATTTCAGTTTAGTCTCTTTAAATGGGCAGAAGAGCTAGATTCTCTGGCACGGATTCAAGATCTGTTTAACTGTTACGAACAAGCACTTGAACTGTATCCGAATGACGAAGTGATATGTAATAGTATGGGAGAACATCTTTTCAG AATGGGCTTTAGAGATGAAGCAGCTGGATATTTTCATAAAGCAGTGAAGCTTAACCCAGACTTTGCTGATGCAAAGGAGAATTTTTACCGTGTTGCAAACTGGCTTGTGGAACGCTGGCACTTCATCATGCTCAATGATACCAAGAGGAACCTCACTTACCTAAGAGCAATTGAGAACGCTGTCTACTCAGGGTGCAAATCTGTACTTGATATTGGAACAGGAACAGGAATTCTGAG TATGTTTGCAAAAAAGGCAGGAGCATCTTCTGTCTATGCCTGTGAATTGTCAAAAACCATGTATGAACTTGCCCGTGATGTAGTGGCAGCAAATAATATGGAAAAAGAGATCAAACTTCTGCATTTGAAGTCACTTGATGTAGAAATTCCAAAGCACATACCTGAAAG AGTTTCCTTGGTTGTCACAGAAACAGTTGATGCTGGTTTATTTGGAGAAGGAATTGTGGAGAGCTTGATACATGCTTGGGAATATCTACTTTTACAACCAAAG CCTAAAAATCAAGATGTCAGTACTGGAGACTATGGCAGAGTTATTCCTGCAAGTGCTACAGTATTTGGGATGGCAGTGGAATGCAGAGAGATACGTAGACATCACAG AGTGGGGACTCAAGAAGTTGCTGGTGTGAACTTGTCAAATTCAGTGCAGTTCTTCAGTCCAACATATGCTTCTGCTGGTTCAGAGGAAACTGTCGAACCTTACACCACCGAGAAACTCAGTCGTGTCCCTGGAGGTTACGTGCCTCTGACAGAACCCTGTCAAGTAATGACGGTAGATTTCAACAATCTGCag GAGCTGAAAAGCCTTGCAGCTAGAAAGCCCTGGAAGCTCAGCCTGCCAGTCACTGAAGGAGGAACACTAGATGCTATTGTGGTGTGGTTTGTTCTACAGCTTGATGATGAGCATGCTCTGTCTACAAGTCCCAGTGAAGAAACTTGCTGGGAACAGGCAGTCTATCCTGTGCAGGGCCTTCTTG ATTATTCTGTGAAGACTGGAGATACTGTGATGATGGAAGTTTGCTGCCAAGACTGCTACTTGAAGATCCAGAAGATTTCTTCTTCGACTTCAGAGTGTGGGATGGACTTCAGTGACAGGGATGACTCACTGAGTTTGGGCAATGAGGCTGAACTATGTAATGCTCTGGCTGGTCTTCAGACGACCAGCAAACAGGATGGCAACAGTCAAGTATGTGTGTTGGAATCCACAGAAATAGCCCTGCTGAACAATGCACCGTACCACGAATGCTTTAAAGCTGCTATGGGCAAAGTGCTGTTGTCATTAAATCCACGTAAGGACTTGCAGTCCATGGTTGTCGATGGACATGGCAGTGCGATGAACCTCCAAGAGAGTAGAAACAAGAGCTCCCTAGATGTGGCTCCTGATCCTTTGTACATTTTAGATGTATCTGAAGGCTTCTCCATCTTGCCAATTATAGCTGGCAAACTTGGACCTGTTAGAGCCTACAGTTCAGTTGAGAAAGAACAGCATCAGGCAGCACTGAATGTGATATCAGAAGCTAACCATTTCCCCAAGGAAACCTTAGAGTTTTGGCTCAGCCACTTAGAAGATGAAAGTGTGGTGCTACAGAGACCCAAATCAGACAAGTTGTGGAGTATTATTGTCTTGGATGTTATAGAGACATCAGGTTTAATCCAGCAGGAAGTGATGGAAAAGGCTGCAATATCCAG ATGTTTACTTAACAGTGGAGGGAAGATTTTCCCACAGTACGTGTTGGTATATGGGATGCTTGTAGAATCGGAGTCTCTTCTACTGGAGAGTGCTGTTCAAGGAACAGAACCGACTCTTGGGTTTAATATAGCCCCTTTTATCAACCAATTCAAG GTACCTGTTCGTGTGTATTTGGATCTCTCGACATTACCATGTCTACCCTTGAGCAAGCCAGCAGAGCTTTTAAGGCTAGATCTCATGAACCCTCTGTTGAACAGCTCCAGCAGAGAAGTCAAG gtaCAAATTTGTAAGTCTGGCCAAGTCACTGCAATTCCCTTCTGGTATCACATACATCTAGATGAAGACCACAGCTTGAATACATCAGATGAGTCCTCACACTGGAAACAAGCTGCAGTTGTTCTTGATGAGCCCATCCAAGTTCAGGTTGGAGATGAACTTGTGCTTGATGTTCAACACCATAAAAGCAATATTAGCATTACAGTTAAACGGTGA